In Trichlorobacter lovleyi, the DNA window GCGGTGCCTGTGCCCACAACTGCCCTGCCAAGGACAAGACCAATGCCAACCACAAGGCGCTGGACATGACCTTCCAGCCGCCGCTGCGTGCCTCAGAGGCAGAGAACTTCGAGTTCTTCCTGAAGCTGCCTGATGTTGATGCCAGCCAGCTCAAGCTGGATACCCTCAGCAACAACCAGCTGGTTCGTCCGCTGTTCGAGTTCTCCGGTGCCTGCGCCGGCTGCGGCGAGACCCCGTACCTGAAGCTGCTGACCCAGCTGTTCGGCGACCGGATGATCGTGGCCAACGCCACCGGCTGCTCCTCCATCTACGGCGGTAACCTGCCCACCACCCCCTATGCTCAGCGTACTGACGGGCGTGGTCCGGCCTGGTCCAACTCCCTGTTCGAGGACAACGCCGAGTTCGGTTACGGTATGCGTCTGACCGTGGACCAGTTCACCAAGTCTGCCGGTGAGTATCTGGTTACCCTGTCCGAGAACAAGGCCTTTGCTGCCAATGCCAAGCTGTTTAAAGAGATCCTCTCCGCTGACCAGTCCACCCAGGCCGGTATTGAGGCCCAGCGTGGCCGGGTTGAGAAGCTGAAGGCCGCTCTGAAAGGCAGCAAGGATGCCACTGCCAAGCTGCTGATCCCGATTGCCGATTACCTGGTCAAGAAGTCGGTCTGGTGTATCGGTGGTGACGGCTGGGCCTATGACATCGGTTTCGGCGGTCTGGACCATGTCATCGCATCCGGCAAGAACATCAACCTGTTCGTACTGGATACCGAGGTCTACTCCAACACCGGCGGACAGGCCTCCAAGTCCACCCCGCTGGGTGCGGTTGCCCAGTTTGCCGCAGGCGGCAAGCCGGTTTCCAAGAAAGACCTGGGCATGATCGCCATGTCCTACGGTTCGGTCTATGTGGCCACCGTGGCACTGTCCAACCCGGCCCAGTGTGTTAAGGCCATGCTTGAGGCCGAGGCCTATGATGGTCCTTCCATCATCATCGCCTACTCGCACTGCATCGCCCACGGCATTGACATGACCGCCGGTGTGGATGCCCAGCGCAAGGCAGTACAGTCAGGCTACTGGCCGCTGTACCGCTACAACCCGGCCCTGGCTGCCGAGTGCAAGAACCCGCTGCAACTGGACAGCAAGGCTGCAACCATCAGCTTTGAAGAGTACACCAATAACGAGAACCGTTACCGGATGCTCAAGAAGGCCAACCCCAAAGGGGCAGACGCCATGATGAAGAAGGCTGCTGAATGGTCCAAGGCGCACTTTGCCTACTACCAGAAGCTGGCAGCACTGAACTTCGAGGACAGCTGCGAGAAGAAGTAGTCTCCTGCTTTATAAAAGTGCTACAATTCAGCCCCGCGGGAAACCGCGGGGCTTTTTTATCTGAACAGGGAGTCCTCTCATGCATGATCATATCGCCCGCGCCATGGCGGTCAAAGGCAAGATCCGGGCTGTGGCCTGCATCACCACCAAATTGGCAAACGATATCTGTTTTCTGCAAGGCACCTCACCCATTGCTTCCATCGCGCTGGGGCGTGCCCTGTCCGGGGCAGCCCTGGTGGGGAGTACCCTCAAGCAGGGTCAACGGACCGCAATCAAGTTCGAGGGGGGCGGGCCGCTCAAAAAGTTGATCGCCGAGGTGGAGTGGGATGGTGCCATCAGGGGGACGGTGGCGGTGCCGGATGCGGTTGCCGAGAGCGTGCCTGCTGCACTGGGCAGGGCCGGATTCCTGACGGTCACCAGGGATCTGGGGATGAAAGATCCCTACACCGGCATGGTGCAGCTCTACACCAGTGAGATTGCCGAGGATCTGGCCTATTACCTGACCGACTCCGAGCAGGTCCCCTCGGCCATGGGACTGGCGGTGAGCCTGGCAGATGATGGGCAGATCGCGGTCAGCGGCGGTTTTCTGATCCAGTCGCTGCCGCCTGCCGATGAGGAGGCCGTGGAGCGGATCATGGCAACCATCGCCACACTGCCGCCACTGACCACGCTTCTGAAGGACGGCACCACACCCCAGCAGCTGCTGGATATACTGCTGGAGGGGGTGGAACACCACCCGCTGGAGTCAACGGACCTGTTCTTCCGTTGCGGCTGCTCCCGTGACAAGGTGGAGCGGGCCCTCCTGTCGCTGGGTGCGGACGGACTTGCCAAGATGATTGCCGAGCAGGGCGAGGCATCGGTCACCTGTGAATTCTGCAAGCAGCAGTACCGGTTTGAAAGGAGCGAACTTGAAACGCTCAGCAGGTCATACTAAGTCGGCAAAGGCTTCAGTGGTGCCAGCAACCGCCAGCGAACCTGTCCGGTCGCAGTCGGCTGCACCGGAAATCCTGGCCCCCTGCGGCTCCCTGGAGGCCTTTTTTGCCGCCATGGAGTCGGGGGCCGATGCGGTGTATGCGGGCTTGAGGGAGTTTTCAGCCCGTGCCCGTGCCAAAAACTTCACCCTGGGCCAGATGGCGCGGATGCTGGCCTATGCCCATCAGCGGGGTCGCAAGATCTATATCACTCTCAACACGCTGGTAAAGCAGCAGGAGCTGCCCCAACTGGTGGAGACCCTGGCAGAACTGGCCCGGCTGCGGGTGGATGGGGTGATCGTGCAGGATATGGCGGTGGCCCGATTGGTGCGGAACCATTTCCCCTCCATTCCGCTGCATGCCTCCACCCAGATGACCATCCACAACTTGCCCGGTGTCAAGCTGCTGGAGGAGTACGGCTTTGAACGGGTGGTGCTGGCCCGTGAACTGCAGCTGGCAGACATCGCCTCGATCGCATCTCAAACCGGTGCCGAGCTGGAGATCTTTGTCCATGGCGCGCTCTGTTTCTGCGTCTCCGGTCAGTGCCACTTTTCCTCCCTGTTGGGGGGGCATAGCGGCAATCGCGGCCGCTGTGCCCAGCCTTGCCGCCGTCTCTACAGTCACCGCGGCAAAGAGGGCTACTATTTCTCACCCAACGACCTTTCTGCGCTGGAGTTGATCCCTGAGCTGGCCGCCGCCGGAGTGACCTCACTGAAGATCGAAGGCAGGATGAAGTCGGCCGATTATGTGGCCAAGGTGGTCAAGGCCTACCGCTTGATGGTCGATGGTGACGCAACAGCACGTAAGGAGACCCTGAAGGCTGCCAAGGAGCTGTTAAAGGACTCCTTTGGCCGCACCCCCACTAAAGGTTTTCTGGCCTCCAGTAATCCGGTTGATATTGCCAACCCCTGGCTGCGGGGCGGCACCGGCCGGTTCAGTGGCGAGGTCAAGCAGGCCCGCCAGGGGCAGATCAGTTTTGAAACCCGCGACGGGTTGCAGGTGGGGGACCGCCTGCGGCTGCAGCCCAAGAGTGACCAGGCCGGCCAGGCCTGGACCCTGCGGGAGTTGTATGTGAATCGCAAGAAGGTGCATGAGTGCAAGGCCGGCACCCTGGTGGAGGTGGCCTGCCCCTTTGAGGCCCGTCCCGGTGATGCCCTGTTCAAGGTGGGGGCTGCCGATGCCTTTGGCATGAGTGATGAGGCGGCCAACCGCAGGCTGCAGGCAGCCGGGCCGGACCGGGTGGCGGTGCGGTTGGAGCTGGCCTGCAGGCAGGGGGACGCTGGCTGGAGCCTGGAGGTTGCTGCGCGGATTGGTGCAGCAGCTTTTTCCTATGTATTCCCCTTGGGAGCACTGGAAGCTGCCCGCAGCAGTGATATGGCCGGGGTGCTGCAGGCCCGTTTCAGTGAAACCGGTGAGACTCCGTTCAGGCTTGAGAGCCTGCAGGCCCCTGACTTTCCGGCACTCTTTATCCCGCCGGCCCGCCTGAAGGAGATCCGGCGCGAGCTGTATCAGCGGCTG includes these proteins:
- the hslO gene encoding Hsp33 family molecular chaperone HslO, giving the protein MHDHIARAMAVKGKIRAVACITTKLANDICFLQGTSPIASIALGRALSGAALVGSTLKQGQRTAIKFEGGGPLKKLIAEVEWDGAIRGTVAVPDAVAESVPAALGRAGFLTVTRDLGMKDPYTGMVQLYTSEIAEDLAYYLTDSEQVPSAMGLAVSLADDGQIAVSGGFLIQSLPPADEEAVERIMATIATLPPLTTLLKDGTTPQQLLDILLEGVEHHPLESTDLFFRCGCSRDKVERALLSLGADGLAKMIAEQGEASVTCEFCKQQYRFERSELETLSRSY
- a CDS encoding U32 family peptidase: MKRSAGHTKSAKASVVPATASEPVRSQSAAPEILAPCGSLEAFFAAMESGADAVYAGLREFSARARAKNFTLGQMARMLAYAHQRGRKIYITLNTLVKQQELPQLVETLAELARLRVDGVIVQDMAVARLVRNHFPSIPLHASTQMTIHNLPGVKLLEEYGFERVVLARELQLADIASIASQTGAELEIFVHGALCFCVSGQCHFSSLLGGHSGNRGRCAQPCRRLYSHRGKEGYYFSPNDLSALELIPELAAAGVTSLKIEGRMKSADYVAKVVKAYRLMVDGDATARKETLKAAKELLKDSFGRTPTKGFLASSNPVDIANPWLRGGTGRFSGEVKQARQGQISFETRDGLQVGDRLRLQPKSDQAGQAWTLRELYVNRKKVHECKAGTLVEVACPFEARPGDALFKVGAADAFGMSDEAANRRLQAAGPDRVAVRLELACRQGDAGWSLEVAARIGAAAFSYVFPLGALEAARSSDMAGVLQARFSETGETPFRLESLQAPDFPALFIPPARLKEIRRELYQRLEQEGTAEERRRIAEAKAAALREIGSEAKGVPGRGQGEELILQVDSPSEVRWALSQGAQQVVVPLHRAAIHELPRYLGRLKGDAAQLVWQLPFMLFDQELPFIMEVLDALYQAGFRCFEITNPGQLKLLQRYAGLQLSSGYRLFTLNSQALTFWQEQGVQRATLYLEDDRENLADLLGLSQPLTVLVYSPVEVMATRVRIKEISSGAPLQSDRGEGYRIRGRDGFTHISATTPFSLLGRLAELRRMGCRSFMLDLSETPPERRGELLEAFRSDRVVQGATLFNYERGLT